CctttaattcatttattctaCCAATCTTAGAGTTGCCCATGTGTTATATAATTGAAACACAGCACTGAGAAAATATACAATTCCCATGTGCCTAATTATCCTGACTAACATTATTTTCTGTTACACACAGTTCCCAGGTTATACTAAAAACCAAAATCTCACAAGTGTCTCAGAATTCCATCTCATGGGCTTCTCCGAGGATCCAGAGCTGCAATCCCTCCTCTTAGGACTGTTCTtctccatgtacctggtcacAGTCCTCGGGAACGTGCTCATCATCCTGACTGTCACCTCAGACTCCCACctgcacacacccatgtacttcttcctctgcagcctgtCCTTGGTTGACGTGGGGTTCACGTCCACCACGGTTCCCAAGTTGATGGTTGCCATCCTCACGCACAGCACAGTCATCTCCTATGCAGGTTGCCTGACTCAAATGTCTTTCTCCATCATCTTTGGATGCATGGATGATTTGCTACTGACTGTGATGGCCTATGATCGATTTGTTGCCATCTGCCACCCCCTGCATTACCAGGTCATCATGAACCCCCATCACTGTGGCATCCTACTTTTACTGTCCTTTGTGGCCACCCTTTTGGATTCCCTGCTTTATAATTTATTGGTCTTACAAATTACCTGCTTCAAGGGTGTGGAAATTTCCAATTTCTTCTGTGACCCCACTCAACTTCTCAACCTTACTTGCTCTGAAACCCTCAGCAGTGACGTAGTCACCTATATTGTTAGCATCATATATGGTTTCCTCCCTATGTCAGGCATCCTCTTCTCTTACTATAAAATTGTCTCTTCCATTCTGAGTGTCCCATCTCCAGGTGGTAGATATaaagccttctccacctgtggctctcACCTGACAGTGGTTTGCTTATTTTATGGGACAGGCCTTGGTGTGTATCTCAGctcagctttctctctttctgcaggAAAGGTTGCCTTAGCCTCACTGGTGTACATGATGGTTACCCCCATGCTAAATCCCTTTATTTATAGCCTGAGGAACAGGGACATCAAGCAGGCCATGCACAGGGTCTTCAACAAAGCAGTCTTATCTCGGTCCCTTTACCACACATTCAGACTTGGTGAGAAAAGGCAGCAGACATAAGCATTACTTCTCCAAATCTCACCTCCCCAAATACTGGATATGTGAGGTGCTTGTTTTCCCTATTTTGTGTCTCAGTATTgcttcttgtgattttttttttcaagtagaatTTTTGGATGTTTGAAATATCTTTACCACTGCTTCCCTGGATATGTTTTTCCTTTATCCCTAGGTACCTTCCACACACATTTTGAATCTATCTAATTTAATTTGTAATTGCTTTCAGCATGGCAACACAACACTGTTCCTTTTTAGGGAACTGCCATTGGTGCCTTAACAAATCTCAGGCAGGTGGCTCATCCCAAAAGATTctgatttcttcaaaatat
The sequence above is a segment of the Ochotona princeps isolate mOchPri1 chromosome 20, mOchPri1.hap1, whole genome shotgun sequence genome. Coding sequences within it:
- the LOC101529017 gene encoding putative gustatory receptor clone PTE01, with translation MGFSEDPELQSLLLGLFFSMYLVTVLGNVLIILTVTSDSHLHTPMYFFLCSLSLVDVGFTSTTVPKLMVAILTHSTVISYAGCLTQMSFSIIFGCMDDLLLTVMAYDRFVAICHPLHYQVIMNPHHCGILLLLSFVATLLDSLLYNLLVLQITCFKGVEISNFFCDPTQLLNLTCSETLSSDVVTYIVSIIYGFLPMSGILFSYYKIVSSILSVPSPGGRYKAFSTCGSHLTVVCLFYGTGLGVYLSSAFSLSAGKVALASLVYMMVTPMLNPFIYSLRNRDIKQAMHRVFNKAVLSRSLYHTFRLGEKRQQT